The Flavobacterium sp. J372 region GCATGGTACCTGTACCGTTAGGGCCTGTATAATAATTACCAATTGTAAGCGCCGGAAGGGTATATGAAGCACAACGCTCTACATCAGCCGGGTCAACAATAACAGGTGCCGATGTTAGCGTTACATTAAAGCTGTCTTCATCAGTACAATTTGGCGTGGTCCCTGTTTGTGCATAGATGTAGATGGTCTGGTCTGTACTTATAACATCTCCTGCATTAAGCATTGTACCCGTACCGGCAGGGCCTGTAAAGTAGTTACCTACTGTGATGGCAGGAAGCGTATAAGTATTACAAGCCTGGACATCATCCATATCTGCAACTTGCGGAACTGTATATATTGTAACAAGGAAATCCTGCTGTGCATCACATATAGGGGTGCTTCCCGGTTCAAATACATAAATTGTCTGCGTTGTGGTAATCACGTCACCTGCATTTAGCATTGTGCCTGTACCATTAGGGCCTGTGTAATAATTACCAATAGTTAGCGCCGGAAGCGTATATGATGTACAACTTTCTACATCTGCCGGGTCCGGAATTACTACTGCATTAGTAATTGTGAGATTAAAACTGTCTTCATCGGTACAGTTCGGCGTAGTGCCCGACTGTGCATAGATATAGATAGTCTGGTCTGTACTTAACACATCTCCGGCATTTAGCATAGTGCCTGTACCGGCAGGGCCTGTAAAGTAGTTACCTACTGTTATGGCAGGAAGCGTATAAGTATTACAAGCCTGCACATCATCCATATCTGCAACCTCAGGCTGCGGATTTATGGTCACAGTAAACATATGTTCATCAAAACACTGGTTGGCTGTACCTGCAGCAGCATACACATATATTGGCTGCGTTTGTGTGATAACTGTATTAGCCGCAAGCATAGTACCGCCACCGTTTGGCTCTGTATAATAGTTACCTGATGTAAGCGCAGGCAGTGTATAGCTTCCGCAGTAAGTACCATCAGCAGGTTCATCAACTACCGGTACGGTTACTTGCGTAACAGTAACAGTTTTTGTTTCAGAACAAACTCCATTTGTAACTTTTACAGTATAAACGCCGCCGGCAGAGACCGTGATTGAAGGCCCCGTTTCTGCAGGAATAACCGGCCCATTGAATGTCCACTCATAAGTTACCGGATCAGTTCCCCAGTTACCGCCAGTTACGTTAATAGTACCCGTACTGCCCACACATATATCAAAATCAGACTCTATGGTAAACTGTGGTTTAGGCTGTACAATAATCTTAAATGACTTAATTGCAGGCGGACATCCGGTAAGGATATTTGCCACCCTTACATATATTGTCTGCTCATTTTGCACTGTGTTAAGATATGATGTTGGCAGCGCATTTGCCACAACATTATTATCTGCATCCTCTTGTGTAGCATAGTACTTAACATCGTAGTTAGCCACTGTAAGCCCTGAAAGCATAGTTGCAGTGTTCAGCGAAAGATCAAACGTTGCAAACCCGCTGTTATCACACAACACAAGGTCATTAGGATTACCTACAGTTTCAGCAATATCAGGGTAGAATTCAACCAGGATTGAGTCTGTTCCTGAACATGTAGAACCAATATAAGATGCCTTAAGGGTGTAAGTACCAGGCTGCGTTACTGTAAGTGTAGGGCCTGTTTCAGGTAATAGGGTTGTACCCAGAAGCCATTGGAATTCATAGTCAAGCGGGCTCAGGCCACTATCTAGTATTTGTTGCTGGCCGTCACATAGTGCAGTACCATTTGATACAAGGAAGTCATCCGGAAGCTGAACCTCACCAAGGTCAAAGCTGCCGCCTCGTAAAAATACTGCAGAATTGAATGACTGGTCACGATAGTCTGCAATTACAAGCTTGATGTGGTATACTGCACCCTGAATAACCGTTGCCTGTGCGGTAAGCATAGTAGTATTACCTATATAACCTATAGGTGAAGCATCAGGATTAGTTGCGTTGTAAGAACCGAAAAATTCAACATTTGCAGAGCCACAGCTGCTATTATACTGCCCATCTCTTATATTGGTCACAGATACCGGTATTGTAGTATTTGGTATAACTGCAAGGTTTTGTGACGTTGTTGATGGCAGAGGCCCCGTTAGGATAAATGCAAAGGCATCTGAATAACCACACTGGAACGTACCATATTCTGCTGATGCAAAAAGGAAGTCGAAACTCATATCTTCCTTAAGCGGAACGAAATCAAACTCAAGAACTGATGCGTTATACATTGTATCAGGATTACCATTTGCTGCATTGATAGCGCTCAAATCAGGGTCTCCAACCCATGCTGCAGTCTGGTTTCCGGCTGTATTGCCCGGATATGGCCCCTGAGCTTCAAAAATATTTCCTGTTGCCAGTACTATACCATCATCAAACGGGAAGTTTGAGCCATTTCGCGTAAAATAACCTATACCGTTAGTTTGTCCGTAATTTGTACCTGTACGGCCTTGTACGTTTGTGATGATTGCACATCCGCTGTTTACAAGAACTTCTTTTACCAGCTGCTCATAGGTGTATAGAGTACCATTAACCTTAATAGGTGGTTCAGGCGATGTTATACAAACCGTAAAGGTTGTTGTTTGGTTTGGCGTAGCAACGCTTGTATATACCCTTATTTTATATACAGCCCCAATCTCATAATCGTCATAACGGTTTACATCCGGGTCACTACATATTATCTGGGTCATAGTACCACACTGGCTGCCTTTGTACACTACAAAATTAAGGTTGGTGCTTGAACCTGCAATGTTAAGCAGAGATATAGTATGTGATGTTGATGTAGCTGTAAACTGGAACCATACGTCATCATCTGCTGTTCCGGCACATGTTTTAGGCTCGGCTGATGCTGTTGCACCCGTAACCGTACCGGTAGCAGTAAGAAGGCATTGTGTATCTGAATTCACAGGAACAACTTTTGCATTAGCGCATTCATCATTCGCTATTTTAGTAATGAATGTAAATGGCCCCGCCCAGCTGCTTGAACCATTTGTACCACCACAATTTGCACGTACATAGAACACATAGAATGTTGCAGGCTGAAGGTCTTGCGCTGTAAATGTTGGTAATGTGCCCGGTACAGGAGTACCAACCGTTGCTGCTGTAGGCGGCGCCAGGTTTGGCAGCTGTACTACAACATCCCAGCTTGTTTCACCATTCATAGGTGTCCAGCCAAGTATAGCCGTAGTTTGTGTAATATCAGCAACCGGCGCTGCAAGGTTTTGCGGCTTGCGGCAGGTAACTACTTTTACATTAATATTATCTATGGCAGCCGGTGGTTGTATACCGCCTGCGTTATTATTTCTCCATTCAAAAACAAGCCTGCGTGTAGTACCTTCATAGGCTTCTACGTTAGCTGTGTATGTGATGGTGGTCCAGTTGCTGCTTCCCAAGAAGTCTGTTCCCAGCCTCTGCCTGTTTGCAGCGTTACCTATTTGCGTACCCGGATTAGGATTAAAATCTACCGGAACCATCCATACCCTGAAATAGTCATTAGCATCGCCTACGCTTTTCCAGTCAAATGTAACATCCACTTCATCTGCGCCCATTGGTATTTCAAGGTCACGGTATGCCTGTACTACAGACTGGCTGGTCACACTATAAGTATTAGTAGCGCCATTATCGCTGGTTATATATAGTGAATTTGTCCCGCCATTATTTACAGCATTACCTATAACCCATTTATTTACCTGGGTACCGTTGTTCAATGTCCATTTAGCAGGGAGTGTTTCAAAATTCTCATCCCATGTAAGTGGTGCAGGAATTTGTGGTGTAATAATAACTAATGGCCCAACCCAGAAACTGGCTCCGCTATCGCCACAGTTGCTTCTTACCCAAAGGTAATATGTAGTTGAAGGCTCAAGAGTAGTGATATTTGCATTAGTAGTAGTAATACCTGTTTCTGTAGGCTCTGTACTTTCTTGCGGTACCGTGTTTGATGTACTTAAATAATAATCATATGTAGGCGTGCCAGAATTTGTTGGCGCAACCCATGTAACACTTGCCGATGTAGTTGTTACACTACCGACTGTAAGTGCAAGTGCGGTTGGTACCCGGCACGTGATTACCTGTACATTAATATTATCAATAGCTGCAGGTGGCTGCTGCCCTACAGTAGCATTATTCCTCCACTCAAACACAAGCCTTCTGGCCTGGCCGGCATAAGCTGTTGAGTTTATTGTAAAGCTTGATGTTGTCCAGGCCCCATTCTGGTTAAGTACACTTGCAACCTGCTGGCCGCCGTTTGCAGCAGTAATTTGTGTGCCTGGTGTCGGGGTAAATGTTGCAGGTACCATCCATACGCGCAAGTAGTCATTTGTACCACCTTCGCCCATTGCTCTCCAGTCAAATGTAATACCAATTTCCTGAGCTGTGGCAGTGCCTAATGCTGGTATTTGTAAATCACGGTATATGTGGGTTACAGAAGCAGCATCAACAGTATATGCATTAGATGCTCCACCGTCGTTGCTTATATACATACCTGTAGTTCCGCCATTGCTTGCAGCTGTACCCACCACCCATTTGTTAGGCTGAGATGCATTATTACGTGCAAAACCATTTGCCGGAAGTTCAAAATCCTGGTTGTACTCAAGTGCAGCAGGTATCTGCCCGCTATTAAAGTATATCGGGCCGGCTATAGGGCTGGTTTCATTAGTAGCAGCACATACAAGCCTTAGGTAAGCCACATAGCTTGAGTTGGGCTCTATTGTAATTCCTGTTGTAGGATTCACGCCAGTTGCTACCCATCCTGTTGTATCGCCAGTTGGTGCAGGGCTGCCTTCAGGAAGCAGTATATACTCCCATGTGCCGGTAGCAGGGCCGTCCCATCTTAGGCCGACAGATGTTGTTGTTATACTGTTTGTTACAATAGCCAAACCTGTAGGCGCAAGACACTTAGGATTTAAACAGTCAGTCACATCACTGTACAAAGAGCCTACGCTACCAGGCGTATTAATTGCTTTAGTAAATATTGTCTGTGCAAATGGGTTTATGATTGAAATTCCCACTTCGTTCGGGAAATTACCTGCTGTGTCCCAGCGCAGCTCAAAAGGCACACCGTGGCATAGCGGCACGTTTACGTTTACCGGCCCTGTGCCTGTCGGCAGGTTTAAGGTAGCAACTACTACACCGTTTTGCCTCACTGTTATAACAGCGCCTTCCCAGCCGGCAAAAGAATCTCTTAATACAAATGTATAGTTACACTGATCGGTTATCGGGCAGAAGCTAGTCTGGAACGTATATGGGCCTGCCCATGCACTGAACGTGCCATTACCGCAATTTGCCCTTACCCAATACTGGTATTGTGTACCAGGTGAAAGATCCGGTGCATTAACCGTTGGCGTAGCTGTTACTTCTGTACCCGCACCTGAAGGTATCGGGCCTCCTGCAACATCAACATAATATTCCCATGAAGTAGCGCCTGCAGCCGTCCATGTAAGCTGTGCAGAAGCATCTGAAGGTACTATTGAAACATTTGTCGGCGCCTGGCAATTTACCCGCTGTACCGTAAGTGTATAAGGAGTTGTTTGTGATGATGCATTAGTAGCTATCACTATATAATATGTTTGCCCGGCTGTTACCGGAAACAATGGAATATTTACAGGAGTTGTGGCACTTCCAGTACCACCCGCAGCACATTGAGTACCGATATTGGTACAACTGGTATAAATAAACATACCTGAATTAGGTCCATTGTTTGTCATGCTTACGCTTATGTTGCCTGTAAAATCTGCAGTATAAGCATATACAACATCATTACCCGCAAGATAATTCCCTGTAGCATTACAGCCCGTTCCGGCTGTACCACTATAGTCGTTGCCAAACTGGGCTGTGTTGCTCGTTTCACTAAATGGCAATGTGGTAATAGCGCGCGGCGCAGCACAGGTAGCCCCATAAGCTACTGTACAAAAGATACCGGGTTGCTCCACGCACTTGGGTTATCAGGGCCGCAAACAGCCCGTACATAATACTTATAGCACTTACCAGGCTCAAGCACCGGCTGGTAAGGCAGCGGGCCGCTGTATAATACACCTGAACCTACCGGCGCTGCAGCCTGCTCAATAATCTCAATTTCCCATTGGGTAGAGCCATTAGGGTTCCAGCTAAGGTTTGCAGTAGTAAGTGTTGGCGCTGTAGCAGTAGGGTTTAAAACCGGAAGACATTTTGACAACGCCCTTACATCATCAATCAGCCACCTGTCACTATTTGTGGTTGGGGCTTTCATCCAAAAGGCAATATAAACCTCCTGCCCGGCAAAACCACTTAGTGATAGTACCTTTTCTTTGTAGAGCAATTGTTGCGCACCTACACCTGCCAGTTCAGTCTCTGTCCAACCGTCGCTGTCTATCAGTGAGGTGTATGCTGCAAGATTTGATCCGTCAGGGTTTACGTTTGCATTTGATATCCTTACATCAAAAATACTCCCGTTTTCAGTCGCCTGCACAAGCCTTGTCCAGAAACGAAGTTCGGCATTTGCCGGCACGGTAAACTTTTTGGTCACCAACCAGTCTTCCGGGTTGCCACTCTCTACGTTGCCTCTGTTAAGGTAGGCAGCCTGGTCATCGGCAATAGCAGGGTATTCCCTGCCCGGAGTTGCATTACTGGCCTGCGGACTAAGGCCCCATGTGACATCTGTGCCAACATCATTCTGGTATGCCATCCAGCCTGTCGGCAAAGCATCGCCATCATAGCGGAAATTTTCAAGGGGGAAGCTGTGCATAAGCTGCCAGTGAAAATACCATCATGAAAAGCATAAGGGTAATTTTTTTCATAGACTTATGTTTAGTTGATTTAGATTAAGTTCCCGAAAATAATGAAAATATTTATCCTTACCTCTTTAAAAGTGAACAGAATGTAATTTTTTACCAAAAAAAACAAAATTAATTACAAATGTTATGAATGTAAAGTTTGTAGGTATGCATAGTAAAAGTCTGCCTGAAAAAGGATAGTTGTAGTACAATCTCTATATTTGAAAAAATTTAAATCAATGCAGGCCGGAAAAAAAAATATATTTCGCATCAGACCAACATTTCGGGGCGCCGACACATGAACTTAGTTTCCCGCGTGAAAAAAAGTTTGTTGCCTGGCTTGATAGCATTAAAGCTGATGCAGGTGTGCTTTTTCTTCTGGGCGATCTTTTTGACTTTTGGTTTGAATACAAAACTGTGGTGCCTAAAGGTTTTATAAGGTTATTGGGTAAACTTGCCGAACTGCGCGACAGCGGTATTGAAATATATTTTTTACCGGTAACCATGACCTTTGGATGCATGATTATTTTGAAAAAGAGCTTAACATACCCGTGTACCACCGCCCTATGGAATTTTCGTTTTACGGAAAAGATTTCCTCATTGGGCATGGTGATGG contains the following coding sequences:
- a CDS encoding choice-of-anchor L domain-containing protein, with amino-acid sequence MEQPGIFCTVAYGATCAAPRAITTLPFSETSNTAQFGNDYSGTAGTGCNATGNYLAGNDVVYAYTADFTGNISVSMTNNGPNSGMFIYTSCTNIGTQCAAGGTGSATTPVNIPLFPVTAGQTYYIVIATNASSQTTPYTLTVQRVNCQAPTNVSIVPSDASAQLTWTAAGATSWEYYVDVAGGPIPSGAGTEVTATPTVNAPDLSPGTQYQYWVRANCGNGTFSAWAGPYTFQTSFCPITDQCNYTFVLRDSFAGWEGAVITVRQNGVVVATLNLPTGTGPVNVNVPLCHGVPFELRWDTAGNFPNEVGISIINPFAQTIFTKAINTPGSVGSLYSDVTDCLNPKCLAPTGLAIVTNSITTTSVGLRWDGPATGTWEYILLPEGSPAPTGDTTGWVATGVNPTTGITIEPNSSYVAYLRLVCAATNETSPIAGPIYFNSGQIPAALEYNQDFELPANGFARNNASQPNKWVVGTAASNGGTTGMYISNDGGASNAYTVDAASVTHIYRDLQIPALGTATAQEIGITFDWRAMGEGGTNDYLRVWMVPATFTPTPGTQITAANGGQQVASVLNQNGAWTTSSFTINSTAYAGQARRLVFEWRNNATVGQQPPAAIDNINVQVITCRVPTALALTVGSVTTTSASVTWVAPTNSGTPTYDYYLSTSNTVPQESTEPTETGITTTNANITTLEPSTTYYLWVRSNCGDSGASFWVGPLVIITPQIPAPLTWDENFETLPAKWTLNNGTQVNKWVIGNAVNNGGTNSLYITSDNGATNTYSVTSQSVVQAYRDLEIPMGADEVDVTFDWKSVGDANDYFRVWMVPVDFNPNPGTQIGNAANRQRLGTDFLGSSNWTTITYTANVEAYEGTTRRLVFEWRNNNAGGIQPPAAIDNINVKVVTCRKPQNLAAPVADITQTTAILGWTPMNGETSWDVVVQLPNLAPPTAATVGTPVPGTLPTFTAQDLQPATFYVFYVRANCGGTNGSSSWAGPFTFITKIANDECANAKVVPVNSDTQCLLTATGTVTGATASAEPKTCAGTADDDVWFQFTATSTSHTISLLNIAGSSTNLNFVVYKGSQCGTMTQIICSDPDVNRYDDYEIGAVYKIRVYTSVATPNQTTTFTVCITSPEPPIKVNGTLYTYEQLVKEVLVNSGCAIITNVQGRTGTNYGQTNGIGYFTRNGSNFPFDDGIVLATGNIFEAQGPYPGNTAGNQTAAWVGDPDLSAINAANGNPDTMYNASVLEFDFVPLKEDMSFDFLFASAEYGTFQCGYSDAFAFILTGPLPSTTSQNLAVIPNTTIPVSVTNIRDGQYNSSCGSANVEFFGSYNATNPDASPIGYIGNTTMLTAQATVIQGAVYHIKLVIADYRDQSFNSAVFLRGGSFDLGEVQLPDDFLVSNGTALCDGQQQILDSGLSPLDYEFQWLLGTTLLPETGPTLTVTQPGTYTLKASYIGSTCSGTDSILVEFYPDIAETVGNPNDLVLCDNSGFATFDLSLNTATMLSGLTVANYDVKYYATQEDADNNVVANALPTSYLNTVQNEQTIYVRVANILTGCPPAIKSFKIIVQPKPQFTIESDFDICVGSTGTINVTGGNWGTDPVTYEWTFNGPVIPAETGPSITVSAGGVYTVKVTNGVCSETKTVTVTQVTVPVVDEPADGTYCGSYTLPALTSGNYYTEPNGGGTMLAANTVITQTQPIYVYAAAGTANQCFDEHMFTVTINPQPEVADMDDVQACNTYTLPAITVGNYFTGPAGTGTMLNAGDVLSTDQTIYIYAQSGTTPNCTDEDSFNLTITNAVVIPDPADVESCTSYTLPALTIGNYYTGPNGTGTMLNAGDVITTTQTIYVFEPGSTPICDAQQDFLVTIYTVPQVADMDDVQACNTYTLPAITVGNYFTGPAGTGTMLNAGDVISTDQTIYIYAQTGTTPNCTDEDSFNVTLTSAPVIVDPADVERCASYTLPALTIGNYYTGPNGTGTMLNAGDVITTTQTIYVFEPGGSPICDAEQDFLVTINIQPNVVNPGNIPSCGPYTLPALAVGDYFTGPGGSGTMLNAGDVITADQTIYIYAQTGNAPNNCTDEESFNVTITTPLVGTFSYNTSYCQDDTNPLPQLDGVGGTFSSTAGLVINPTTGEINIAQSTPGTYEIRNTVAANGGCASFSETFTVTIGAVPNVFVEQGCDGNNYVLEVNFDNDEVYNEDTVTFSWIDPSGNPLTQTGREVIVTATGTYNVIVTPNAAGACAVTVPVQVDNTTCMVQRGISPNNDGKNDTFNLSALDVTKISIFNRYGQEVFSYGAYTDQWHGQGKGGDELPTGTYFYSFERANGEKATGWVYINREE
- a CDS encoding choice-of-anchor J domain-containing protein, whose product is MHSFPLENFRYDGDALPTGWMAYQNDVGTDVTWGLSPQASNATPGREYPAIADDQAAYLNRGNVESGNPEDWLVTKKFTVPANAELRFWTRLVQATENGSIFDVRISNANVNPDGSNLAAYTSLIDSDGWTETELAGVGAQQLLYKEKVLSLSGFAGQEVYIAFWMKAPTTNSDRWLIDDVRALSKCLPVLNPTATAPTLTTANLSWNPNGSTQWEIEIIEQAAAPVGSGVLYSGPLPYQPVLEPGKCYKYYVRAVCGPDNPSAWSNPVSFVQ